A region of Campylobacter armoricus DNA encodes the following proteins:
- the accD gene encoding acetyl-CoA carboxylase, carboxyltransferase subunit beta — MNFLDIFSSIRRKQSTPSEAPNHWVKCNSCHALMYYKEIETCYNVCPKCNFHMRLSPLKRIELLSDENTFVEMDKDLHAVDPLKFVDSKSYKKRLAENEEKTGRKSAAISGECTIDGIKTQLVVFDFSFMGGSLGSVEGEKILRAIERAIEKKTPVIIVSASGGARMQESTYSLMQMSKTSAALKLLAEEKLPYISVLTDPTMGGVSASFAWLGDIIIAEPGALVGFAGARVIKQTIGADLPEGFQKAEFLLEHGLIDAIVERSSHKKFIADFLRFFSKN; from the coding sequence ATGAATTTTTTAGATATTTTTTCTAGTATAAGACGCAAACAATCAACTCCAAGTGAAGCACCAAATCATTGGGTTAAATGTAATTCTTGTCATGCATTAATGTATTATAAAGAAATAGAAACTTGTTATAATGTATGCCCTAAATGTAATTTTCATATGAGACTTTCTCCATTAAAACGCATAGAGTTGCTAAGTGATGAAAATACTTTTGTAGAAATGGATAAAGATTTACACGCGGTTGATCCGTTAAAATTTGTCGATAGTAAATCCTATAAGAAAAGATTAGCAGAAAATGAAGAAAAAACAGGTAGAAAAAGTGCCGCAATAAGCGGGGAATGCACTATAGATGGAATTAAGACACAATTAGTTGTTTTTGATTTTTCTTTTATGGGTGGAAGTTTAGGCTCGGTTGAAGGGGAAAAAATTCTTAGAGCTATAGAAAGAGCTATAGAAAAGAAAACTCCTGTGATTATAGTAAGTGCAAGCGGTGGTGCTAGAATGCAAGAAAGTACTTATTCTTTAATGCAAATGAGTAAAACTAGCGCCGCATTAAAATTATTAGCCGAGGAAAAACTACCTTATATTTCAGTATTAACAGATCCAACAATGGGTGGAGTTAGTGCTTCTTTTGCCTGGCTTGGAGATATTATCATAGCTGAGCCTGGTGCTTTAGTGGGTTTTGCTGGAGCTAGAGTGATTAAACAAACCATAGGAGCTGATTTACCTGAAGGCTTCCAAAAGGCTGAATTTTTACTCGAACATGGATTGATTGATGCTATTGTAGAAAGAAGTAGTCATAAAAAATTTATAGCAGATTTTTTAAGATTTTTTTCTAAAAACTAA
- the bamA gene encoding outer membrane protein assembly factor BamA translates to MKKWFVFFALSSSLCAATIKDIKFEGLSQLSKESAIAISKLKIGQKIDAASIDMAIKNLFDRNYFKDILVEEKNSIIIFKVIEKPSIGKVDIQGIASNDRKQIESLVGLKPGILYDENSAKESAEKIKLFYQAKGFYDTIVEIKSEKLSNSNSLKLTFIVNRGENIIIEKVHLSGAKKLSYSDIEPVIANKQKEILGWMWGFNDGKLKIFDLANDSSRISDVYLKEGYLDVSVSPAFLNTYTDTYQADLTYFINEGEVYKVKDIKIFNPIFSDEENEALVNDLKLSIGKIVNIEKLREDIKTIETKTADLGYAFVQVIPDIQKDKENHEAVVVFKVIPNEKVYVRNVIISGNTKTVDRVIRRELYLTEGNLYNRTDLTDSRNALRRTAYFENVNIKEQRIDDTHIDLIIEVKEASTGAISGGIGYGTSDGILLSASLSDANILGSGMKGSVSVDKGDDTLSGRVSLRNPRVNDSDYSLGGSLYSDRLEWDSYDERNYGFNVSVGKSLGRYTNIDLTYNLEQSDIYHLSNRLIAQGYKLGKTYKSSLTPSIVFNNTDDYYLPRSGFIASTSLEYAGLGGDQEFISSVTKFNYYQGLEDFIGWDLIYRYKASFYKVWDQGYLPINEKLYLGGIGTIRGFDRRSVSPKNEWGDETGGTVAFANSVELSFPIFDRIKLRGSVFFDYGAIGQSSLTQIQRWSTGIGFEWLTPLGALNLVFAKPFNTNSKDDLSKFEFMLGARF, encoded by the coding sequence ATGAAAAAATGGTTTGTTTTTTTTGCACTTTCAAGTTCTTTATGTGCAGCTACGATTAAAGATATTAAATTTGAAGGTTTATCGCAACTTTCCAAAGAAAGTGCTATTGCGATTTCAAAATTAAAAATTGGTCAAAAAATTGATGCTGCTAGTATAGATATGGCAATTAAAAATCTTTTTGATAGAAATTATTTCAAAGATATATTAGTTGAAGAAAAAAATAGCATAATAATCTTTAAAGTAATAGAAAAACCTTCAATTGGAAAAGTTGATATTCAAGGTATAGCAAGCAATGATAGAAAACAAATAGAATCTTTAGTAGGATTAAAACCCGGAATTTTATATGATGAAAATTCAGCTAAAGAATCAGCAGAAAAAATTAAGCTTTTTTATCAAGCCAAAGGATTTTATGACACCATAGTAGAAATAAAAAGCGAAAAACTAAGCAACTCAAACTCTCTTAAACTAACATTTATCGTAAATCGTGGTGAAAACATTATCATAGAAAAAGTTCATTTAAGTGGAGCAAAAAAATTGAGCTATTCAGATATTGAACCTGTCATAGCTAACAAACAAAAAGAAATCCTAGGATGGATGTGGGGATTTAATGATGGCAAACTTAAAATTTTTGATCTTGCAAATGATAGTTCAAGAATTTCGGATGTATATTTAAAAGAAGGTTATCTAGATGTTAGTGTATCACCTGCATTTTTAAATACTTACACAGATACTTATCAAGCTGATTTGACATATTTTATTAACGAAGGTGAAGTTTATAAGGTCAAAGATATTAAAATCTTTAATCCAATTTTTAGTGATGAAGAAAATGAAGCTTTGGTAAATGATTTAAAATTAAGTATTGGAAAAATAGTTAATATAGAAAAATTGAGAGAAGATATAAAAACCATAGAAACAAAAACAGCAGATTTAGGTTATGCTTTTGTGCAAGTTATCCCTGACATACAAAAAGATAAAGAAAATCATGAAGCAGTGGTTGTTTTTAAAGTAATACCAAACGAGAAAGTTTATGTTAGAAATGTTATTATTTCTGGCAATACTAAAACGGTTGATAGAGTTATTCGTAGAGAGCTTTATTTAACCGAGGGAAATCTTTATAATAGAACTGATTTAACAGACTCAAGAAACGCATTAAGAAGAACTGCTTATTTTGAGAATGTGAATATAAAAGAACAAAGAATAGATGACACACATATTGATTTAATAATAGAAGTAAAAGAGGCTTCAACAGGAGCTATTTCTGGCGGTATTGGATATGGAACTAGTGATGGAATTTTACTAAGTGCTTCTTTATCTGATGCAAATATATTAGGTTCTGGTATGAAAGGAAGTGTTAGCGTTGATAAAGGCGATGATACACTTTCAGGTAGAGTGTCTTTAAGAAATCCTAGAGTTAATGATAGTGATTATTCTCTTGGAGGATCTTTATATTCAGATCGCTTAGAATGGGATAGCTATGATGAAAGAAACTATGGTTTTAATGTAAGTGTTGGCAAATCTTTAGGAAGATATACAAATATAGATTTAACTTATAATCTTGAACAAAGTGATATATATCATTTAAGCAATCGTTTAATTGCACAAGGATATAAGCTTGGTAAAACTTATAAAAGTTCTTTAACACCTTCAATAGTATTTAACAATACCGATGATTATTATTTACCAAGATCTGGCTTTATTGCATCAACCTCACTTGAATATGCAGGCTTGGGTGGTGATCAAGAATTTATAAGCTCTGTTACTAAATTTAACTATTATCAAGGTTTAGAAGATTTTATAGGATGGGATTTGATCTATCGTTACAAAGCTAGCTTTTATAAAGTATGGGATCAAGGGTATTTACCAATCAATGAAAAACTATATCTTGGAGGCATAGGAACTATTAGAGGTTTTGATAGAAGAAGTGTTAGTCCAAAAAATGAATGGGGTGATGAAACAGGTGGTACTGTGGCTTTTGCAAATTCTGTAGAGCTTAGCTTTCCTATTTTTGATAGAATAAAATTAAGAGGAAGTGTATTTTTTGATTATGGAGCTATAGGGCAAAGTTCTTTAACTCAAATTCAAAGATGGAGTACTGGTATAGGTTTTGAATGGCTAACTCCATTAGGAGCTTTGAATTTAGTTTTTGCTAAACCTTTCAATACAAATTCCAAAGATGATTTAAGCAAATTTGAATTTATGTTGGGTGCAAGATTTTAA
- a CDS encoding prephenate dehydrogenase has protein sequence MKIGIVGLGLIGGSLGISLKENKLIDLVCGYDINKEFEQIALNKKLVDKIVDFEELKKCNMIFLAIPVNAIVKFLQQLQDIPKDCTIVELGSTKEKIIKNLPCNLQRQFIAAHPMAGTENSGPNAAIKDLYKNAVCVLCDIQNADHIHQKRAIEIFSDLGMKLVFMDSISHDHHASIISHLPHVISFSLANFVMKEENKKNIAHLGGPSFKDMCRIAKSNPQMWSGIFEQNKQNLLNSIDLFQKELQECKKMIEKCDINELENWIKDANKLREIL, from the coding sequence ATGAAAATAGGTATAGTAGGACTTGGCTTAATAGGTGGTTCATTGGGGATTAGTTTAAAGGAAAATAAACTAATAGATTTAGTTTGTGGATATGATATTAATAAAGAATTTGAGCAAATTGCTTTGAATAAAAAGTTAGTGGATAAGATTGTTGATTTTGAAGAATTAAAAAAATGCAATATGATTTTTTTAGCTATTCCTGTAAATGCTATTGTAAAATTTTTACAACAACTTCAGGATATTCCCAAAGATTGCACCATCGTAGAACTTGGAAGTACTAAAGAAAAAATTATTAAAAATTTACCTTGTAATTTACAAAGACAATTCATTGCAGCCCATCCTATGGCAGGAACTGAAAATAGTGGACCAAATGCAGCTATAAAAGATTTATATAAAAATGCTGTTTGTGTTTTATGTGATATACAAAATGCAGATCATATTCATCAAAAAAGAGCTATAGAAATTTTCTCAGATTTAGGAATGAAACTTGTATTTATGGATAGCATATCACATGATCATCATGCTTCTATTATTTCACATTTACCACATGTAATTAGTTTTTCTTTGGCAAATTTTGTAATGAAAGAAGAAAATAAAAAAAATATTGCCCATTTAGGTGGTCCTTCTTTTAAAGATATGTGTAGGATTGCTAAATCAAATCCTCAAATGTGGAGTGGTATTTTTGAACAAAATAAACAAAATTTATTAAATTCAATTGACTTGTTTCAAAAAGAATTACAAGAATGTAAGAAAATGATAGAAAAATGTGATATTAATGAGCTTGAAAATTGGATAAAAGATGCTAATAAATTAAGAGAAATTTTATAA
- a CDS encoding M23 family metallopeptidase, whose translation MRKRSNKKWVFIVFLIILAFIVFVLNTSLFEKNAPSIQTKSDIIYSNLNDPISIEINDESVLKDIKVTLYKANEINGETLVNEHVKGNKKNIHFDLKLPKPAYKENIDLYKLVIEANDSSFWNFFLGNQTIKELKIIIDTKKPFVEILDNSYQIEQGGVGSVVFKASDENLQEVYITNDKDKIYQATPYIKEGYYAALIPWEATEEHFRAYVVAVDKAGNINKQRIRYYFANKKYRISNIKVSDRFLDGKIEFLAQQYAPKDRELSRLEKFKFVNEELRASNEVIIHNITSKVPDTLINNFKINLFKPLKNGQKVADYADHRFYSYNNQAFSSSYHMGLDLASTKEAPIISSNNGEVVFVQENGIYGLNIIIYHGFGIYTLYGHCTVAEVNVGDKIRVGDVIGTTGTTGLALGDHVHFGVLVQGVEVRPEQWQDAKWIRENIYNVLESSKKRILSE comes from the coding sequence GTGCGTAAAAGATCAAACAAAAAATGGGTTTTTATAGTTTTTTTGATAATTTTAGCTTTTATAGTATTTGTTTTAAATACGAGTTTATTTGAGAAAAATGCTCCATCAATTCAAACAAAATCAGATATTATTTATAGCAATTTAAATGATCCTATATCAATAGAAATAAATGATGAAAGTGTCTTAAAAGATATTAAGGTAACTTTGTATAAAGCAAATGAGATTAATGGAGAAACTTTAGTTAATGAACATGTTAAAGGTAATAAAAAAAATATTCATTTTGATTTAAAATTGCCAAAACCAGCTTATAAAGAAAATATTGATTTATATAAATTAGTAATAGAAGCAAATGATAGTAGCTTTTGGAATTTTTTCTTGGGTAATCAGACTATAAAAGAATTAAAAATCATAATAGATACCAAAAAACCTTTTGTAGAAATTTTAGACAATTCTTATCAAATTGAACAAGGTGGGGTTGGTAGTGTAGTATTTAAAGCAAGTGATGAAAATTTACAAGAAGTATATATTACAAATGACAAAGATAAAATATATCAAGCAACGCCTTATATAAAAGAAGGATATTATGCAGCTTTAATCCCTTGGGAAGCGACTGAAGAGCATTTTAGAGCTTATGTTGTAGCAGTAGATAAGGCAGGAAATATAAATAAACAAAGAATTAGATACTATTTTGCAAATAAAAAATATCGTATTTCTAATATAAAAGTAAGTGATAGATTTTTAGATGGTAAAATAGAATTTCTAGCCCAACAATATGCTCCAAAAGATAGAGAGTTAAGTAGGCTTGAAAAATTTAAATTTGTAAATGAAGAGCTAAGAGCTTCTAATGAAGTAATTATCCATAATATTACTAGTAAAGTACCTGATACTTTAATAAATAATTTTAAAATAAATCTTTTTAAACCTTTAAAAAATGGACAAAAAGTAGCCGATTATGCTGATCATAGATTTTATTCTTATAATAATCAAGCTTTTAGCAGTTCTTATCATATGGGGCTTGATCTAGCAAGTACAAAAGAAGCACCTATTATAAGTAGCAATAATGGAGAGGTTGTTTTTGTTCAAGAAAATGGAATTTATGGTTTAAATATTATAATTTATCATGGTTTTGGAATTTATACTCTTTATGGACATTGCACAGTAGCTGAAGTAAATGTAGGGGATAAAATTAGAGTAGGCGATGTGATAGGAACAACAGGAACAACAGGTTTGGCATTAGGCGATCATGTGCATTTTGGAGTATTGGTACAAGGTGTTGAGGTGCGACCTGAACAATGGCAAGATGCTAAGTGGATAAGAGAAAATATCTATAATGTATTAGAATCAAGTAAAAAAAGAATTTTAAGTGAATAA
- the lpxC gene encoding UDP-3-O-acyl-N-acetylglucosamine deacetylase, giving the protein MNQTTIAREVKGVGIGLHKGEPISIKLEPLEAGNGIVFYRSDLGISYEAKPENVIDTQMATVIGDHRGYVSTIEHLMSAINAYGIDNVRIVLNANEAPVMDGSSIGFCMMLEEAGIKELDEAKKILVIKKTIEVKEGNKFVRLSPTDMPIINYTIEFDNPIIGKQNYCFEFSKENYINEIARARTFGFLKDVQALRAMNLGLGGSLENAVVIDDNRILNPEGLRFKDEFVRHKILDAIGDLTLLGCRVFGDYTSYAGSHKLNHLLTKELLKDPSTYEVVSLEKSTHKVYERVFA; this is encoded by the coding sequence ATGAATCAAACTACAATAGCAAGAGAAGTTAAAGGTGTTGGTATAGGTTTGCATAAAGGTGAACCCATAAGTATAAAATTAGAACCATTAGAAGCTGGAAATGGTATAGTATTTTATAGAAGTGATTTGGGAATTTCTTACGAAGCAAAACCTGAAAATGTAATTGATACGCAAATGGCTACTGTCATTGGTGATCATAGAGGTTATGTTTCTACTATAGAGCATTTAATGAGTGCTATTAATGCTTATGGTATAGATAATGTGCGTATAGTTTTAAATGCTAATGAGGCTCCTGTAATGGATGGTAGTAGCATAGGTTTTTGTATGATGCTTGAAGAAGCTGGTATAAAAGAGCTTGATGAAGCAAAAAAAATTTTAGTGATTAAAAAAACTATAGAAGTTAAAGAAGGTAATAAATTTGTGCGTTTAAGTCCTACTGATATGCCTATTATAAACTATACAATTGAATTTGATAATCCTATTATAGGAAAACAAAATTATTGTTTTGAATTTAGTAAGGAAAATTACATCAATGAAATTGCAAGAGCAAGAACTTTTGGATTTTTAAAAGATGTCCAAGCTTTAAGAGCTATGAATTTAGGTCTTGGAGGAAGTTTGGAAAATGCAGTTGTGATAGATGATAACCGTATCTTAAACCCTGAGGGTTTGCGTTTTAAAGATGAGTTTGTAAGACATAAAATTTTAGATGCTATCGGGGATTTAACTTTACTTGGATGTAGAGTTTTTGGAGATTATACTTCTTATGCAGGTTCGCACAAGCTTAATCATCTTTTAACTAAAGAACTTTTAAAAGATCCTAGCACTTATGAAGTGGTAAGCTTGGAAAAAAGCACACATAAAGTCTATGAAAGGGTTTTTGCATAA
- a CDS encoding tRNA threonylcarbamoyladenosine biosynthesis protein TsaB, which produces MLGIYEKDELLKIIESDLKVSECLPKIIQELLLQYEFEKLIYVHGPGSYMGIKISYVSFKALAMVKNIPLKAISAFELNNNTPIAANKHLCFVKKYDGEIALEKIQAGNFFMPQSLKGLNLSKENTPFYVLDAIN; this is translated from the coding sequence ATGCTTGGTATTTATGAAAAAGATGAGTTGTTAAAAATTATTGAGAGTGATTTAAAAGTTAGCGAGTGTTTGCCAAAAATTATACAAGAATTGCTTTTGCAATATGAATTTGAAAAACTTATTTATGTGCATGGGCCAGGTTCTTATATGGGTATAAAAATTTCTTATGTTTCTTTTAAAGCTTTAGCTATGGTTAAAAATATTCCTTTAAAAGCAATTAGTGCTTTTGAGTTAAATAATAATACACCTATAGCGGCAAATAAGCATTTATGTTTTGTAAAAAAATATGATGGTGAAATTGCATTGGAAAAAATACAAGCAGGAAATTTCTTTATGCCTCAAAGTTTAAAAGGTTTGAATTTAAGTAAAGAAAATACACCCTTTTATGTTTTAGATGCGATTAATTAA
- the thrB gene encoding homoserine kinase: MKILVPATSANLGPGFDCLGLSLKYFNQTIIEKSKFFSISIHGQGENNIYLKKNNTFVNIFYEIYQKLSGKKDTFRFIFQNNIPLSRGMGSSSAVIVGAIACAYELSGFKIDKNIILNEALKYENHPDNIAPATLGGFVCALTYNEKVLTIKKEIDKGLQAVITIPNIPMNTQKSRAVLAKKINLEDGVFNLCHASFLTACFLEKKYDLLKYASLDKLHQIQRMKLLPELFEIQKLSLENNALMSTLSGSGSSFFTLAYKDDAKNIKEKIKNKFAKFRVELLDFDDEGFKIC, translated from the coding sequence ATGAAAATTTTAGTTCCTGCTACAAGTGCGAATTTGGGTCCTGGTTTTGATTGTTTGGGTTTAAGTTTAAAGTATTTTAATCAAACCATAATTGAAAAATCTAAATTTTTTAGTATCAGCATACATGGGCAAGGTGAAAATAATATCTATCTTAAAAAAAATAATACTTTTGTAAATATATTTTATGAAATTTATCAAAAACTTAGTGGAAAAAAAGATACTTTCCGTTTTATTTTTCAAAATAACATTCCTTTATCAAGAGGTATGGGAAGTTCTTCTGCTGTGATAGTAGGAGCTATTGCTTGTGCTTATGAATTAAGCGGGTTTAAAATAGACAAAAATATCATTTTAAATGAAGCTTTAAAATATGAAAATCATCCAGATAATATTGCACCAGCTACTCTTGGTGGTTTTGTGTGTGCATTAACTTACAATGAAAAAGTTTTAACTATAAAAAAAGAAATAGATAAAGGTTTGCAAGCTGTTATTACTATACCTAATATACCTATGAATACCCAAAAATCAAGAGCAGTTTTGGCTAAAAAAATCAACTTAGAAGATGGTGTTTTTAATCTTTGCCATGCTTCATTTTTGACGGCTTGTTTTTTAGAAAAAAAATATGATTTATTAAAATACGCAAGTTTAGATAAACTTCATCAAATTCAAAGAATGAAACTTTTGCCAGAACTTTTTGAAATACAAAAATTATCTTTAGAAAACAATGCCCTTATGAGCACTCTTTCAGGTTCAGGTTCAAGTTTTTTTACCTTAGCTTATAAAGATGATGCAAAAAACATTAAAGAAAAAATCAAAAATAAATTTGCTAAATTTAGGGTTGAGCTTTTAGATTTTGATGATGAGGGTTTTAAAATTTGCTAA
- a CDS encoding DUF448 domain-containing protein: MKNHIPIRMCIVCKGRHEKQNLHQFQIKNSQIVTKVEFGRSMYICNLCFDKDEKTLQKAFMRACKGSFCGSIKQQDLKEIFFNGRCKD, encoded by the coding sequence TTGAAAAATCATATACCCATTAGAATGTGCATCGTTTGTAAAGGGCGTCACGAAAAGCAAAATTTGCATCAATTTCAAATAAAAAATTCTCAAATTGTCACTAAAGTGGAGTTTGGTAGAAGTATGTATATTTGTAATTTGTGTTTTGATAAAGATGAAAAAACATTGCAAAAAGCTTTTATGAGGGCTTGCAAAGGCAGTTTTTGTGGTAGTATAAAACAGCAGGATTTAAAGGAGATATTTTTTAATGGCAGATGTAAAGATTAG
- the infB gene encoding translation initiation factor IF-2: protein MADVKISEIAQELGYTSKEIIEKANEMGLEDIKSPNKKVSSEIAEAIYQYVQSGEILDVVKKVAKPKKESVAKKTTTKKEAKTSTKVISEKKEEIKKEEKQPENPIKNEVLEEKKEEVKLDEKLGSNLNLAKRRGLVIVKKKKEEGKDNLIDKEEKPSVQTTQGLSLSMIFSNSDENLKRKKKEKKNHPVVSKKESTTKMDLLGDKDFADISLEDEDMVVLPDFSVKENKPAQPANKKQPNILKQSLNNSINPFGEGGIQRRSRKKPPKKIEKKESEAITSVNIPKEIRVYEFADKIGKNTGEIISKLFMLGLMTTKNDFLDEAAIEILAEEFGIEINIIDEANEFDYVKDYDENQVEENLSQRAPVITIMGHVDHGKTSLLDFIRKSRIASGEAGGITQHVGAYMVEKNGRKITFIDTPGHEAFTAMRARGASITDIVIIVVAADDGVKPQTKEAINHAKAANVPIIIAINKMDKENANPDMVKTQLAEMEIMPVEWGGSYEFVPVSAKKGDGIEDLLEIVLLQADILELKANPKTKAKASIIESSVQKGRGPVATIIVQNGTLKVGDTMVAGVAYGKVRAMSDDQGKPLKEIKPGECGVIIGLSEVADAGETLIVVDSDKQAREYANKRHEYNRQKELSKSTKVSIDELGDKIKEGSLKALPVILKADVQGSLEALKASLEKLRNDEIKVNIIHSGVGGITQSDIELASASENSIIIGFNIRPTGEIKERAKDKGVEIKTYNVIYNLLDDVKALLGGMMSPIISEEQLGQAQIRQVINVPKLGQIAGCMVTEGTINRGAKIRLIREGVVVYEGNVSSLKRFKDDVKEVAKGYECGVGIEGCNDMRVGDYIESYKEVEEKVSL, encoded by the coding sequence ATGGCAGATGTAAAGATTAGTGAAATTGCTCAAGAGTTAGGATATACTAGTAAAGAGATTATAGAAAAAGCTAATGAAATGGGCTTGGAAGATATAAAATCCCCTAACAAAAAAGTATCTTCTGAAATTGCAGAGGCAATTTATCAATATGTGCAATCAGGTGAGATATTAGATGTGGTGAAAAAAGTGGCAAAGCCTAAAAAAGAAAGTGTTGCTAAAAAAACTACAACTAAAAAAGAAGCAAAAACTTCTACCAAAGTGATAAGTGAGAAAAAAGAAGAAATTAAAAAAGAAGAAAAACAGCCTGAAAATCCTATTAAAAACGAAGTTTTAGAAGAAAAAAAAGAAGAAGTTAAACTAGATGAAAAATTAGGTTCTAATTTAAATTTAGCCAAAAGAAGAGGTTTGGTTATTGTTAAAAAGAAAAAAGAAGAAGGTAAAGATAATCTAATAGATAAAGAAGAAAAACCTAGTGTGCAAACAACTCAAGGTTTAAGTCTTAGTATGATTTTTTCTAATTCTGATGAGAATTTAAAAAGAAAGAAAAAAGAAAAGAAAAATCATCCAGTTGTAAGTAAAAAAGAAAGCACTACTAAAATGGATCTTTTAGGTGATAAAGATTTTGCTGATATTTCTTTAGAAGATGAAGATATGGTGGTTTTACCTGATTTTAGTGTAAAAGAAAACAAGCCAGCACAACCAGCTAATAAAAAACAACCAAATATCTTAAAACAATCTTTAAATAATTCTATCAATCCTTTTGGCGAAGGTGGAATTCAAAGAAGAAGCCGCAAAAAACCACCTAAGAAGATAGAAAAAAAAGAAAGCGAAGCTATAACAAGTGTTAATATACCTAAAGAAATTCGTGTTTATGAATTTGCTGATAAAATAGGCAAAAATACAGGTGAAATTATTTCAAAGCTTTTTATGCTAGGGCTTATGACTACTAAGAATGATTTCTTAGATGAGGCTGCTATAGAAATTTTAGCTGAAGAATTTGGTATAGAGATTAATATAATAGACGAAGCAAATGAATTTGACTATGTAAAAGATTATGACGAAAATCAAGTAGAAGAAAATTTAAGCCAAAGAGCACCAGTTATTACTATTATGGGACATGTTGATCATGGTAAAACTTCTTTACTTGATTTTATAAGAAAATCTCGTATCGCAAGCGGTGAAGCAGGTGGCATAACTCAGCATGTTGGTGCTTATATGGTAGAAAAAAATGGAAGAAAAATAACCTTTATAGATACTCCAGGTCATGAAGCTTTTACAGCTATGCGTGCAAGAGGAGCTAGTATAACAGATATTGTTATTATAGTTGTTGCAGCAGATGATGGAGTAAAACCACAAACAAAAGAAGCTATAAATCACGCAAAAGCTGCTAATGTGCCTATAATCATAGCAATAAATAAAATGGATAAAGAAAACGCAAATCCAGATATGGTAAAAACTCAGCTTGCTGAAATGGAAATAATGCCAGTAGAATGGGGTGGATCTTATGAATTTGTCCCTGTTTCAGCTAAAAAAGGTGATGGTATAGAAGATTTACTTGAGATAGTTTTACTTCAAGCTGATATTTTAGAATTAAAAGCAAATCCTAAAACTAAAGCAAAAGCTAGTATTATAGAATCTTCAGTTCAAAAAGGTAGAGGTCCTGTAGCTACTATAATAGTTCAAAATGGAACTTTAAAAGTTGGCGATACTATGGTAGCTGGTGTTGCTTATGGTAAAGTTCGTGCTATGAGTGATGATCAAGGAAAACCTTTAAAAGAAATAAAACCAGGTGAATGTGGAGTTATCATAGGACTTAGTGAAGTAGCTGATGCAGGTGAAACTTTAATAGTTGTAGATAGTGATAAGCAAGCAAGAGAATACGCAAATAAACGCCATGAGTATAATCGCCAAAAAGAACTTAGCAAATCAACAAAAGTAAGTATAGACGAACTTGGAGATAAGATTAAAGAAGGAAGTTTAAAAGCATTACCTGTAATTTTAAAAGCTGATGTGCAAGGATCTTTAGAGGCACTTAAAGCTAGTTTAGAAAAACTTAGAAATGATGAAATTAAAGTAAATATCATACATAGCGGAGTAGGTGGTATAACGCAAAGTGATATAGAGCTTGCAAGTGCTAGTGAAAATTCTATTATCATAGGCTTTAATATACGCCCAACCGGAGAGATTAAAGAGCGTGCCAAAGATAAGGGTGTAGAAATAAAAACTTATAATGTAATTTATAATTTATTAGACGATGTTAAAGCTTTACTTGGTGGTATGATGAGTCCTATCATCTCAGAAGAGCAACTTGGTCAAGCACAAATTCGTCAAGTTATAAATGTGCCAAAATTAGGTCAAATAGCAGGATGTATGGTAACAGAAGGCACTATAAATCGTGGAGCTAAGATAAGACTTATTAGAGAAGGTGTTGTAGTATATGAGGGCAATGTAAGCTCACTTAAACGCTTTAAAGATGATGTAAAAGAAGTAGCAAAAGGCTATGAATGTGGTGTAGGTATAGAAGGATGTAATGATATGAGAGTGGGTGATTATATAGAAAGCTATAAAGAAGTTGAGGAAAAAGTAAGCTTATGA
- the rbfA gene encoding 30S ribosome-binding factor RbfA produces MNPSEIKKLRTESILKELIPEALSNLDNANLKNLCVVDVECKKGRYDAFVYLDKMFFNTHEQEIILNQLKKASKALQNYCMSEQGWYRCPNFHFKFDDRLEYQNHMDALFEKIKKERNES; encoded by the coding sequence ATGAATCCATCAGAGATTAAAAAACTTCGCACAGAAAGCATTTTAAAAGAGCTTATACCTGAAGCTTTATCAAATTTAGATAATGCAAATTTAAAAAATTTATGCGTTGTTGATGTGGAGTGTAAAAAAGGTAGATATGATGCCTTTGTATATTTAGATAAGATGTTTTTTAATACTCATGAACAAGAAATTATACTAAATCAGCTTAAAAAAGCTTCAAAAGCTTTGCAAAATTATTGTATGAGTGAGCAAGGATGGTATAGATGTCCGAATTTTCATTTTAAATTTGATGATAGATTAGAGTATCAAAACCATATGGATGCACTTTTTGAAAAGATAAAAAAGGAAAGAAATGAATCTTGA